One Bufo gargarizans isolate SCDJY-AF-19 chromosome 3, ASM1485885v1, whole genome shotgun sequence DNA segment encodes these proteins:
- the LOC122932701 gene encoding uncharacterized protein LOC122932701, which produces MDPSGQAMFDPRNIRHPRSGEWSPPEHLSRFMHLWLRKPLEKEVRNRLRSECPRPSLPDKVAQTPEFDKVMTTFMMRSGRDPRRGLEKGLWGAQDNLLDSVGPLARIMYLADDAYAKADSFSTEDFREWAHDIREWAQRCFCFIGNANVTLSSERRKAALFRINGKLADLGTKEIGLQAQGKLFGEPFLKELNKHVNVFTSLNKAQSSMRSVFRSNPTRGVFGRAGRQRGRAASRFWPSGPRTQPTPFYPTRDYQQRPFSRGSDRGRGIRGRGRSRFTAA; this is translated from the exons ATGGACCCCTCAGGTCAGGCGATGTTCGATCCTCGCAACATACGACACCCCAGATCGGGTGAATGGTCGCCTCCAGAACACCTTTCCAGGTTCATGCACCTGTGGCTCCGCAAACCTCTGGAGAAAGAGGTCCGCAACCGACTCAGGTCTGAATGCCCACGCCCTTCCCTGCCGGATAAGGTCGCTCAGACCCCAGAATTTGACAAAGTTATGACAACCTTTATGATGCGCAGTGGCAGAGACCCTCGACGGGGCTTAGAGAAAGGCCTATGGGGCGCCCAAGATAACCTACTGGATTCCGTAGGCCCCCTGGCTCGCATTATGTATCTGGCGGATGATGCCTACGCCAAAGCCGATTCCTTCTCCACCGAGGACTTCAGGGAATGGGCACATGACATTCGTGAGTGGGCACAACGTTGTTTTTGTTTCATCGGAAACGCCAATGTTACGCTCTCTTCGGAGAGACGAAAAGCAGCGTTATTCCGTATTAACGGTAAATTGGCAGACCTTGGCACAAAAGAGATTGGGCTCCAGGCGCAAGGAAAACTTTTCGGTGAACCATTCCTCAAGGAATTAAACAAACATGTCAACGTGTTCACCTCCCTTAATAAGGCGCAATCCTCAATGCGCAGTGTCTTCAGGAGCAACCCTACCAGAGgggtttttggaagggctggccggCAACGGGGCCGTGCCGCCAGCCGATTTTGGCCTTCAGGCCCCCGTACTCAACCAACACCATTTTATCCGACAAGGGACTATCAACAACGACCCTTTTCCAGAGGCTCGGATAGAGGCCGTGGAATCCGCGGACGCGGACGTTCCCGCTTTACTGCAG CGTAA